From Carassius gibelio isolate Cgi1373 ecotype wild population from Czech Republic chromosome B23, carGib1.2-hapl.c, whole genome shotgun sequence, the proteins below share one genomic window:
- the LOC128011083 gene encoding 40S ribosomal protein S21 isoform X2 — protein sequence MQNDAGEFVDLYVPRKCSASNRIIGAKDHASIQINIAEVDKATGRFNGQFKTYAICGAIRRMGEADDSLLRLAKNDSIVAK from the exons ATGCAGAACGACGCTGGTGAATTCGTGGACCTGTACGTCCCTCGCAAATG TTCTGCTAGTAACAGAATTATTGGTGCCAAGGACCATGCCTCCATCCAGATCAACATCGCTGAG GTGGACAAGGCTACAGGACGGTTCAATGGACAGTTCAAGACCTACGCCATCTGCGGTGCTATCCGGAGAATG GGTGAAGCTGACGACTCCCTCCTGAGGCTCGCCAAGAACGACAGCATTGTGGCGAAGTAA
- the LOC128011083 gene encoding 40S ribosomal protein S21 isoform X1 yields the protein MQNDAGEFVDLYVPRKCSASNRIIGAKDHASIQINIAEVDKATGRFNGQFKTYAICGAIRRMGEADDSLLRLAKNDSIVAKNA from the exons ATGCAGAACGACGCTGGTGAATTCGTGGACCTGTACGTCCCTCGCAAATG TTCTGCTAGTAACAGAATTATTGGTGCCAAGGACCATGCCTCCATCCAGATCAACATCGCTGAG GTGGACAAGGCTACAGGACGGTTCAATGGACAGTTCAAGACCTACGCCATCTGCGGTGCTATCCGGAGAATG GGTGAAGCTGACGACTCCCTCCTGAGGCTCGCCAAGAACGACAGCATTGTGGCGAA GAATGCCTAA